TCAAGCGCGTAACCTTTCGCATGGCCACCTAAATCTAACTGCACACTGGCATTCGTGCTATGAATTTGATTGCCATTAACAACGATGTCGGTCATTGTTGGATTTTGTGCCAGAAGATTGTTCACCGCTTTTGTATCAACCCTATGTGGCGTAAACGTATCGCTTTGAAATCCCCATAGATTAATCAATTGACCGATACTTGGATTAAAAGCACCTTGAGATTGAGTCGATAAGCTTGTGATATCAGCAATCATGGTTGCAATATCAGGCTTCACGGTAATCGGTGTTTGGCCTGTTGCAAATGCTTGGTTAATGGTATTGATTTCACTTGGTTGCCAAGCATGCAGACGTTGATGTAAAACGTTATATTGATGAATAATTGCAGTAGCAATCGACTGGGCACGCGCATCGGTTTCCCCGTAAATAGAGATATCGACTAAAGTGCCAAAAACGTAGGCTTGGGTATTGTAGAGAGGTTCTTTCGGACTACAGCTAATCAGTAGTAATGCCGTGAACAGTAAGAAAAGTTGGCGCATAAGCGCTACTATAACGCTAGTGTGATTTAGATTCTAGCTTGCTTATTAAAGCATTTAAGAAAATTTGTGCCGGTTTGCAGTTTGTTTGTGCTGCTATCTCCACGATACCTGTGGGGCTAGTGACGTTAATTTCGGTCAAATAATCACCAATGACATCCAAACCAACAAAAAATAAGCCTTCTTCTTTTAACGTTTTGCCTATTGTTGTTGCAATCTCCAAATCGCGTGTAGAAAGCGGTCGCACCACGCCTTTACCACCAGCTGCCAAATTGCCACGTGTTTCCCCTGCTTTGGGAATGCGTGCCAGCGCATAAGGTAACGGATTGCCATCAATCACAATGATACGTTTATCTCCTTGTGTAATTGCTGGTAAATATTGTTGCGCCATAATGGTTTGCTTACCGAAG
This region of Methylophilaceae bacterium genomic DNA includes:
- a CDS encoding FAD:protein FMN transferase gives rise to the protein MRQLFLLFTALLLISCSPKEPLYNTQAYVFGTLVDISIYGETDARAQSIATAIIHQYNVLHQRLHAWQPSEINTINQAFATGQTPITVKPDIATMIADITSLSTQSQGAFNPSIGQLINLWGFQSDTFTPHRVDTKAVNNLLAQNPTMTDIVVNGNQIHSTNASVQLDLGGHAKGYALDKGLAYLKQQRINHALINIGGNIIALGKHGNAPWRVGIQHPRQPNAIATIALPSGWAIGTSGDYQRYFHLDGKRYCHVIDPKTGYPVQNIQSVTVLIPPQSNAGVLSDVASKPIFIAKADARLEAAKAMGVKHFLIISTEHNIQVSHAMQKRLSWLDNSTEKQLKVIHID